The following nucleotide sequence is from Nesterenkonia xinjiangensis.
TGAGCATGCCGGCTCGGTCCGCGATGCCCTGCGCGCCGGTGAGAAGCCTGCCACGCAGCGGGACCAGGGGCGGACATGACGTTGCTCGGCATCGACGTCGGCGGCTCCGGCAGCCGAGCGGCCCTGCTCGCCGGCGACGGCGCGACACGCTGGGTGCTCCACGGTCCGCGTGTGGAGGTCCGCCCCACCGGGAGCACCGTCGCGGAGATCGTCCAGGAGCTCATCCGCCAGATCCGCGAGCAGCGTCCAGCGGACCTGCTCGATCTGGAAGGTGCCGCAGTCGGCGCCACCGGCCTCGCCTCCCTCGTGGCCCGGCCGCAGGACATGCTGGAGCTGCTGGGTCGGGAGACCCGCACTGCCGGGGCGGTGGCCATCGACGCGGTCACCGCACACCTCGGAGCGCTGGGCGGTGCGGGCGGAGCCGTCACTGCGCTGGGCACCGGTGCCATCACGGTCAGCCACCCTGGTCCGCAAGGCCCCGGCCGCTGGCGGCGGATCGACGGTTGGGGGCATCTGCTCGGGGACCGAGGGGGAGGATCCTGGGTGGGGCGGCGCGCGCTGGAGACCGCGCTGCGCGCCCATGACGGCCTCGACCCGGCCGGGGCCACGATCCTGGCGCAGGGCGTCCGCCGGTTCGGACCGCCGGGCAGCTGGCCGGCGCAGATCTATCCGCGCCCGGACCGCGCGGGGGTGCTCGCCTCCTTCGCCCAGGACGTCGTCGGTCTCGCCGAGCACGATCCCAGCGCCCGGAACATCCTCCGTGAAGCCGGCAGGGAAGCCGCCGCGGGCACCCTGGCGGCGCTCGAGGCCGCCGAGTGGACCGAGGACACACCGGTCCCGCGCCGGGCGGCGCTCGCCGGAGGTCTGGCCGGGACCACGGGGCACCTCCAGGAGAGCTTCCGCGCCGTGCTCGAGGAGGCCGATCCGCCTGTGGATCTGGTGCCCTCCCAGGGGGACCCGCTCGACGGCGCCCTGCGCCTGGCGCAGATGGT
It contains:
- a CDS encoding BadF/BadG/BcrA/BcrD ATPase family protein translates to MTLLGIDVGGSGSRAALLAGDGATRWVLHGPRVEVRPTGSTVAEIVQELIRQIREQRPADLLDLEGAAVGATGLASLVARPQDMLELLGRETRTAGAVAIDAVTAHLGALGGAGGAVTALGTGAITVSHPGPQGPGRWRRIDGWGHLLGDRGGGSWVGRRALETALRAHDGLDPAGATILAQGVRRFGPPGSWPAQIYPRPDRAGVLASFAQDVVGLAEHDPSARNILREAGREAAAGTLAALEAAEWTEDTPVPRRAALAGGLAGTTGHLQESFRAVLEEADPPVDLVPSQGDPLDGALRLAQMVADGVRVAQESHVWT